One stretch of Ornithinimicrobium ciconiae DNA includes these proteins:
- a CDS encoding heavy-metal-associated domain-containing protein — MEYRDTSTQNQVTRIAVNGMTCGHCADSVTEELKEIEGVLSVRIDQIVKDGSTDVFVESDRPLDLPAARAAVEEAGYTASV; from the coding sequence ATGGAATACCGCGACACCAGCACCCAGAACCAGGTCACCCGGATCGCCGTGAACGGCATGACGTGCGGCCACTGCGCCGACTCGGTCACCGAAGAGCTCAAGGAGATCGAGGGCGTGCTCAGCGTCCGGATCGACCAGATCGTCAAGGACGGCAGCACGGACGTCTTCGTCGAGTCCGACCGCCCGCTCGACCTGCCAGCCGCCCGTGCAGCTGTCGAGGAGGCCGGTTACACCGCCTCCGTCTGA
- a CDS encoding metal-sensitive transcriptional regulator, with amino-acid sequence MNGYTGSKEDYLKRLARIEGQVRGIAKMVDNDTYCIDILTQVSAATKALQAVSLGLLEDHIGHCVVDAARESDDAAQVKVTEASAAIARLVRS; translated from the coding sequence GTGAACGGATACACCGGCTCCAAGGAGGACTACCTCAAGCGGCTCGCCCGCATCGAGGGACAGGTCCGGGGCATCGCCAAGATGGTCGACAACGACACCTACTGCATCGACATCCTGACGCAGGTCTCTGCCGCGACCAAGGCTCTCCAGGCGGTCAGCCTCGGCCTGCTGGAGGACCACATCGGGCACTGCGTCGTGGACGCGGCGCGCGAGTCCGACGACGCGGCGCAGGTCAAGGTCACCGAGGCCTCGGCAGCCATCGCACGCCTCGTGCGCAGCTGA
- a CDS encoding ribonuclease domain-containing protein — protein sequence MSRTARTVGALVAATALLLSGCVDVDSTPSSETQTEPASAERSTEGSGGPGDLLPGAEGTSQPTADDAIDDRPAADPTDTDPTDTDPTDTDPTDTDPTDDDQSEQPELGAPGIPACDLLDLPATALPVIEDIEAGGPYDYPRNDGVHFQNREGILPDEDRDFYREFTVETPGLDHRGPRRIVTGGFEETDPEHWYFTEDHYESFCEFDPDRAEVG from the coding sequence ATGAGCCGCACGGCCCGGACCGTTGGGGCCCTGGTCGCCGCAACAGCGTTGCTGCTCAGCGGATGCGTGGACGTCGACTCCACGCCCAGTAGCGAGACCCAGACGGAGCCGGCCTCAGCGGAGCGCAGCACAGAGGGGAGCGGTGGCCCCGGAGACCTCCTGCCCGGCGCTGAGGGAACCAGCCAACCCACCGCTGACGACGCCATCGACGACCGGCCGGCTGCGGACCCGACAGACACGGACCCGACAGACACGGACCCGACGGACACGGACCCGACGGACACGGACCCGACAGACGACGATCAAAGTGAGCAACCAGAACTGGGGGCTCCCGGCATACCGGCGTGTGACCTGCTCGACCTGCCCGCGACTGCGCTACCGGTCATCGAGGACATCGAGGCCGGCGGTCCCTACGACTACCCGCGCAACGACGGTGTCCACTTCCAGAACCGGGAGGGCATCCTGCCCGACGAGGACCGCGATTTCTATCGCGAGTTCACCGTCGAGACACCAGGACTCGACCACCGGGGGCCACGCCGGATCGTGACCGGCGGTTTCGAGGAGACCGACCCCGAGCACTGGTACTTCACCGAGGACCACTACGAGAGTTTCTGCGAGTTCGATCCCGACCGTGCCGAGGTCGGCTGA
- a CDS encoding barstar family protein yields the protein MPTGRASHPIGVRSVLPALGGQGVLLAAAADADRIRHALADAGFAIVEADLSARDQRADPTTLRTAQATIAEALYLPETAGRNLDAMVDSLRDLATWWPEDERILLLLHSAEALVQSDLPGWHTLTEILRDASRDLWQGGAPGDRVFETVALVDRHGVPSLPTEPLANAVPDGPDLEDGA from the coding sequence ATGCCCACTGGAAGAGCCAGTCATCCCATAGGCGTCCGCAGCGTCCTGCCGGCCCTCGGTGGTCAGGGGGTGCTGCTGGCCGCGGCGGCCGACGCTGACCGGATCCGGCACGCCCTCGCCGACGCAGGATTTGCCATTGTCGAGGCTGATCTCAGTGCCCGTGACCAGCGGGCCGACCCCACTACCCTGCGGACCGCCCAGGCCACGATCGCCGAAGCTCTGTACCTCCCCGAGACCGCTGGCCGGAATCTGGATGCGATGGTCGACTCCCTGCGTGACCTTGCCACCTGGTGGCCGGAGGACGAACGGATCCTGCTCCTGCTGCACAGCGCGGAGGCCCTAGTCCAGAGCGATCTGCCCGGCTGGCACACCCTGACCGAGATCCTGCGGGATGCCTCGCGCGACCTCTGGCAGGGCGGCGCTCCAGGTGACCGCGTGTTTGAGACGGTGGCCCTGGTTGACCGGCACGGAGTGCCGAGCCTCCCAACGGAGCCCCTGGCCAACGCGGTCCCGGATGGGCCTGACCTGGAGGACGGAGCATGA
- a CDS encoding type IV toxin-antitoxin system AbiEi family antitoxin domain-containing protein: MHPDIATLLASQGGVAATSQLTTMGITRYVLRRLIVHKELIRLPRGIVADPAVWEGAAPWDRHALRAQGLMMGPAGAPGSPLALSHHSALSLCGAASHGVDDRIHIVRTDGRRGRSDAFVQCHSPVAEDQVHERDGVRMVLPELAVLQTAATFGVESGLVSADSCLRDGQVTPDKLQQALDRGGFGNGTSAARTVTKHASGLAESAGESRCRWLFVMLGLPTPLAQAIIRDHAGQFIARVDFLFEDERTVIEFDGRVKYTNPRVLFEEKQREDFLRTLGYIVVRLVWADLAHPDRVRARILEAFSISARHRAS, translated from the coding sequence ATGCACCCAGACATCGCGACCCTCTTGGCGAGCCAGGGCGGGGTGGCCGCAACTTCACAACTCACGACGATGGGCATCACTCGCTACGTCCTTCGGCGCCTGATCGTGCACAAGGAGCTCATCCGGCTCCCGCGCGGGATCGTCGCGGACCCCGCTGTGTGGGAGGGCGCGGCGCCGTGGGACCGTCACGCGCTCAGGGCTCAAGGTTTGATGATGGGTCCGGCAGGGGCGCCCGGGAGCCCTCTGGCGCTCAGCCACCACAGTGCCCTCAGCCTCTGCGGCGCAGCCTCACACGGAGTCGATGACCGCATCCACATCGTCCGGACAGATGGACGCCGCGGCCGCAGCGACGCCTTTGTGCAGTGCCATTCACCTGTCGCCGAGGACCAGGTTCACGAGCGGGACGGCGTGCGGATGGTGCTGCCCGAGTTGGCGGTGCTCCAGACCGCTGCCACGTTTGGGGTCGAATCCGGACTGGTCAGCGCCGACTCGTGCCTGCGAGATGGCCAGGTCACGCCAGACAAGTTGCAGCAAGCCCTGGACCGGGGCGGTTTCGGCAACGGGACGAGCGCCGCCAGAACGGTGACCAAGCATGCCTCTGGCCTCGCCGAGTCGGCCGGCGAGAGCCGTTGCCGGTGGTTGTTCGTCATGCTCGGACTGCCGACACCACTCGCCCAGGCGATCATCCGCGACCACGCGGGCCAGTTCATAGCGCGCGTCGACTTCCTGTTCGAGGACGAGCGCACCGTCATCGAGTTCGACGGGCGGGTGAAGTACACGAACCCCAGGGTCCTCTTCGAGGAGAAGCAGCGCGAGGACTTCCTACGCACCCTCGGCTACATCGTGGTGCGCCTTGTGTGGGCAGACCTCGCGCATCCAGACCGCGTGCGCGCGAGGATCCTGGAGGCGTTCTCGATCTCGGCCCGCCACCGCGCATCGTGA
- the deoD gene encoding purine-nucleoside phosphorylase: protein MSTHIAAAPGQVAPRILLPGDPLRAKWIAENFLEDADCYNEVRGMLGFTGTYRGERVSVQGTGMGQPSLSIYVNELITEYAVQQLVRVGSCGALTERLALRDVVIAQAAATDSSMNSHRFQGFHYPATADFALLRHAAEAAEAPAKGAGSGVQTQGGASSRHLVGTIFSSDSFYHDRPDLTQRLTEFGVLAVEMEAAELYTLAAKHDRAALAICTVSDHIVTGAETTAQEREQTFGAMVTMALDAMLATPLPE, encoded by the coding sequence ATGAGCACGCACATAGCCGCCGCCCCCGGCCAGGTCGCCCCACGCATCCTCCTGCCGGGAGATCCGCTGCGCGCCAAGTGGATCGCCGAGAACTTCCTCGAGGACGCGGACTGCTACAACGAAGTCCGCGGGATGCTCGGGTTCACCGGGACCTACCGCGGCGAGCGTGTCTCCGTGCAGGGCACCGGGATGGGGCAGCCCTCACTCTCGATCTATGTCAACGAGCTGATCACGGAATATGCCGTGCAGCAGCTGGTCCGTGTCGGCAGCTGCGGGGCCCTCACCGAGCGCCTCGCCCTGCGCGACGTCGTGATCGCCCAGGCCGCGGCAACCGACTCGTCGATGAACAGCCACCGGTTTCAGGGGTTCCACTATCCGGCGACGGCAGACTTTGCGCTGCTGCGGCATGCGGCTGAGGCGGCTGAGGCGCCAGCGAAGGGGGCCGGATCCGGCGTCCAGACGCAGGGCGGCGCCTCGTCCCGCCACCTGGTCGGGACGATCTTCAGCTCTGACAGCTTTTATCACGACCGCCCCGACCTCACACAGCGGTTGACGGAGTTCGGGGTGCTGGCCGTGGAGATGGAGGCTGCCGAGCTCTATACCCTCGCCGCGAAGCACGACCGTGCTGCCCTGGCCATCTGCACGGTGTCCGACCACATCGTCACCGGCGCGGAGACGACCGCTCAGGAGCGTGAGCAGACCTTCGGCGCCATGGTGACGATGGCACTCGACGCGATGCTGGCGACACCCCTGCCGGAGTGA
- a CDS encoding excinuclease ABC subunit UvrA, whose amino-acid sequence MSIHVHGARLHNLRDVDVEIPRNQLVAITGVSGSGKSSLAFGTIHGEAQRRYFDSVAPFARRLIHTAIDPQVRDITGLPPAVAIEQRPAAPSSRSSVGTITTTGNTLRMLWSRSGDYPDDVEPMDSDHFSPNTAVGACPECSGLGVVHRPTEASMVPDPSLSIAEGAIAAWPGAWLGKNYRDIIATLGHDIDAPWRKLPQETRDWILFTDEQPVVTVVPTRDADRINRPYQGTYSSAARYVLRTLSETKSATQRRRALRFVETTPCAVCHGRRLNPDALRVTWQDLAIDEAQHLPVGDLLPILRRRLAELPHGDQPLHAERSRAVVAAERLLLTDLVSRLDVLVTLGLGHLDLARPTPSVSTGELQRLRLATALRSGLYGVVYVLDEPSAGLHPQDVVPLLEVLRGLVEAGNSVLVVEHDMAVVGACDWVVDVGPGAGSQGGQVLYSGLLDGLAEVAGSVTAHYLHDPVHPADIREAATRDPSGWLTVTGIERHNLHGVAVEVPLGALTVVTGVSGSGKTSLLHGILEAVGDRLARVEITEEESDGEYSDGQGQGAGLAGEGGEVVVAAEASATGTGAPTRVVQVTQRPIGRTPRSNLATYTGLFDHVRKLFAATRTARERGFTAGRFSFNTAAGRCETCQGEGAVSVELLFLPGTYSTCPTCGGARYNPETLEVTWSGRSIADVLALTVTDALEVFADEQPVRRALAALEALGLGYLSLGQSATELSGGEAQRIKLATELQKERRSPTLYLMDEPTSGLHPADVHRLLATLHALVDAGHTVVLVEHDPAALATADWVMELGPGSGEAGGVVMTAGLVAAAGSESAT is encoded by the coding sequence GTGTCCATCCATGTCCACGGCGCCCGGCTGCACAACCTGCGTGACGTCGACGTCGAGATTCCACGCAACCAGCTGGTCGCAATCACCGGGGTGTCGGGATCGGGCAAGTCGTCCCTGGCGTTCGGGACGATCCACGGCGAGGCGCAGCGGCGCTACTTCGACTCGGTCGCGCCCTTCGCCCGCCGCCTGATCCACACCGCCATCGACCCGCAGGTGCGGGACATCACGGGACTGCCGCCGGCGGTGGCCATCGAGCAGCGACCAGCCGCACCGTCCTCCCGGTCCTCGGTCGGCACCATCACGACCACCGGCAACACGCTGCGGATGCTCTGGTCGCGCAGCGGCGACTATCCCGACGACGTCGAGCCGATGGACTCCGACCACTTCTCACCCAACACCGCCGTCGGGGCCTGCCCGGAGTGCTCGGGTCTGGGGGTCGTGCACCGGCCGACCGAGGCCTCGATGGTGCCCGACCCGAGCCTGTCGATCGCCGAGGGCGCGATCGCCGCCTGGCCCGGGGCGTGGCTGGGCAAGAACTATCGCGACATCATCGCCACGCTCGGCCACGACATCGACGCACCCTGGCGCAAGCTGCCCCAGGAGACCCGCGACTGGATCCTGTTCACGGACGAGCAGCCCGTGGTCACCGTGGTGCCGACCCGGGATGCCGATCGCATCAACCGGCCCTACCAGGGCACCTACTCCAGCGCGGCGCGCTATGTCCTGCGCACGCTCAGCGAGACCAAGAGCGCCACCCAGCGACGACGCGCGCTGCGGTTTGTCGAGACCACTCCGTGCGCGGTCTGCCACGGTCGTCGGCTCAACCCGGACGCGCTGCGCGTCACCTGGCAGGACCTGGCGATCGACGAGGCGCAGCACCTGCCGGTGGGCGACCTGCTGCCGATCCTGCGCCGACGGCTCGCCGAGCTTCCCCACGGGGACCAGCCGCTGCACGCGGAGCGCTCGCGTGCGGTGGTTGCCGCCGAGCGCCTCCTGCTCACCGACCTCGTCTCCCGCCTCGACGTCCTGGTCACCCTCGGGCTGGGTCACCTCGACCTGGCCCGTCCCACACCGTCGGTCTCCACCGGGGAGCTGCAGCGCCTGCGGCTGGCCACCGCGCTGCGCTCGGGCCTGTATGGCGTGGTGTACGTCCTCGACGAGCCCTCCGCTGGGCTGCACCCCCAGGACGTTGTCCCGCTGCTGGAGGTGTTGCGCGGACTGGTCGAGGCCGGCAACTCGGTGCTCGTGGTCGAGCACGACATGGCGGTGGTGGGCGCGTGCGACTGGGTCGTCGACGTGGGACCCGGTGCGGGCTCGCAGGGTGGGCAGGTGCTGTACTCCGGGCTGCTGGACGGCCTCGCCGAGGTCGCCGGGTCGGTCACGGCGCACTACCTGCACGACCCAGTCCACCCGGCCGACATCCGTGAGGCAGCGACCCGTGATCCCTCCGGGTGGCTGACGGTGACCGGCATCGAGCGCCACAACCTGCACGGCGTCGCCGTCGAGGTGCCGCTCGGCGCGCTCACCGTGGTGACCGGCGTCTCCGGGTCGGGCAAGACCAGCCTGCTCCACGGCATACTCGAGGCGGTCGGTGACCGGCTCGCCCGGGTGGAAATCACGGAGGAGGAGAGCGACGGGGAGTATTCCGACGGGCAGGGTCAGGGGGCTGGCTTGGCGGGGGAAGGTGGTGAGGTGGTCGTCGCGGCAGAGGCCAGCGCGACCGGGACCGGGGCGCCGACCCGGGTGGTGCAGGTGACGCAACGGCCGATCGGGCGGACGCCGCGGTCCAACCTGGCGACCTATACCGGCCTGTTCGACCATGTCCGGAAGCTGTTCGCGGCGACACGGACGGCGCGGGAGCGCGGTTTCACGGCCGGACGATTCAGCTTCAACACCGCGGCCGGGCGGTGCGAGACGTGCCAGGGGGAGGGTGCGGTCTCGGTCGAGCTGCTGTTCCTGCCGGGGACCTATTCGACCTGTCCGACGTGCGGCGGAGCGCGCTACAACCCCGAGACGCTCGAGGTCACCTGGTCAGGGCGGAGCATCGCGGACGTGCTGGCGCTGACGGTGACCGACGCGTTGGAGGTCTTTGCCGACGAGCAGCCGGTGCGGCGTGCGCTCGCGGCACTGGAGGCGCTCGGGCTGGGCTATCTGAGCCTTGGGCAGTCCGCGACCGAGCTGTCCGGTGGTGAGGCACAGCGCATCAAGCTGGCCACTGAGTTGCAGAAGGAGCGCCGCTCCCCAACGTTGTATCTGATGGACGAACCGACGTCCGGCCTGCACCCGGCCGATGTGCACCGGCTGCTGGCCACCCTCCACGCCCTGGTGGACGCCGGGCACACCGTCGTGCTCGTCGAGCACGACCCGGCTGCGCTGGCCACGGCGGACTGGGTGATGGAGCTCGGGCCTGGATCAGGTGAGGCGGGAGGGGTCGTGATGACTGCGGGGCTGGTGGCCGCCGCTGGATCCGAATCCGCCACGTAG
- a CDS encoding TetR/AcrR family transcriptional regulator, which yields MTPAPRSRQDLQQETRDTLVSAARAVFAESGYHAATLEAIAREAGYSKGAVYSNFAGKAELFLAVMDANMEAAVIAEGWDLKDPAAEEAADCEPLPEQFDEAILGMGLATLEFVAAAARDPELRPQLASRLTQVIDGYAGTATRAHPGEEDPLSVTERGALLAALDQGTALLTLGGSELIDQRVLRTGMQRLLVPGPDEVPRAGERGAAALHDDTVRQRLATAARAGGWDRTGPTGRGGVGR from the coding sequence ATGACCCCCGCACCACGCTCCCGACAGGATCTGCAACAGGAGACCCGCGACACCCTGGTGAGCGCGGCGCGCGCCGTCTTCGCCGAGAGCGGCTACCACGCGGCCACGTTGGAGGCCATTGCCCGCGAGGCTGGCTATAGCAAGGGAGCGGTCTATTCGAACTTCGCCGGAAAGGCCGAGCTGTTCCTGGCGGTGATGGACGCCAACATGGAGGCTGCGGTCATTGCCGAGGGCTGGGACCTGAAGGACCCGGCTGCGGAGGAGGCTGCCGACTGCGAGCCTCTGCCGGAACAGTTCGACGAGGCGATCCTGGGCATGGGGTTGGCGACCCTGGAGTTCGTCGCCGCGGCGGCCCGCGATCCCGAGCTTCGCCCCCAGCTGGCCAGCAGGTTGACGCAGGTCATTGATGGCTACGCGGGGACGGCGACGCGGGCCCACCCAGGCGAGGAGGATCCGTTGTCGGTCACCGAACGGGGTGCGCTCCTGGCCGCCCTGGACCAGGGCACCGCGCTGCTGACACTGGGCGGCAGCGAACTGATCGACCAGCGCGTCCTCCGCACGGGCATGCAGCGGCTGCTGGTGCCCGGACCGGACGAGGTCCCCCGCGCCGGCGAACGCGGTGCCGCGGCGCTGCACGACGACACTGTCCGGCAGCGGCTGGCCACCGCAGCCCGCGCGGGCGGGTGGGACCGCACGGGGCCGACGGGGCGCGGCGGCGTCGGTCGCTGA
- a CDS encoding ABC transporter ATP-binding protein — MTDAILHVAGLTRRFGSVLANDDVSLHVRPGDVVGLLGHNGAGKTTLVSQLVGLLRPHAGTIQIGETDAVADPAAARRHVALQPQAQAPIDGLTPRQAIELASRIRGLTARDSRAAATRLADELDLGPWLDRRALPEGGGLSGGIRRLTSFAMAVAAPMPLLVLDEPTNDIDAARRRLLWDAVRRRGDEGSGVLVVTHNVAEAERIVDDLVVLHHGRVVAAGSPARLRGTQDNDLRLDLQLQPDGQDPTAQPQTVPVTVRRRVRAGRRVLLTVPTAQAATAVTWATTLRDQEHIDGFALGPVTLEDTYLALTTQPRDTGSEHIQEASHV, encoded by the coding sequence ATGACAGACGCAATCCTGCACGTGGCCGGCCTGACCCGCCGCTTCGGCTCCGTCCTGGCCAACGACGACGTCTCGCTGCACGTGCGTCCCGGTGACGTCGTCGGCCTGCTCGGACACAACGGCGCGGGCAAGACCACCCTGGTGTCCCAACTGGTCGGGCTGCTGCGGCCCCATGCCGGCACGATCCAGATCGGCGAGACCGACGCAGTGGCGGATCCGGCGGCCGCGCGGCGGCACGTCGCGCTCCAGCCGCAGGCGCAGGCGCCTATCGACGGCCTGACCCCGCGGCAGGCGATCGAGCTGGCGAGTCGGATCCGCGGACTGACCGCACGGGACTCCCGTGCGGCCGCCACCCGCCTGGCTGATGAGCTGGACCTGGGCCCGTGGCTGGACCGGCGGGCCCTGCCGGAGGGCGGTGGTCTCTCCGGTGGGATCCGACGGCTCACCTCCTTTGCGATGGCGGTCGCCGCACCGATGCCCCTGCTGGTGCTGGATGAGCCGACCAACGACATCGACGCCGCCCGACGGCGGTTGCTGTGGGACGCGGTGCGTCGCCGCGGCGATGAGGGGTCGGGCGTGTTGGTCGTCACCCACAACGTTGCCGAGGCAGAGCGGATCGTGGACGACCTGGTGGTGCTGCACCACGGACGGGTGGTGGCCGCCGGATCTCCCGCACGGCTGCGCGGCACTCAGGACAACGACCTGCGGCTGGACCTCCAGCTGCAGCCGGACGGGCAGGACCCGACGGCCCAGCCTCAGACAGTGCCGGTCACGGTCCGGCGCCGTGTCCGTGCCGGTCGCCGGGTGCTGCTCACCGTGCCCACGGCCCAGGCCGCCACGGCCGTGACCTGGGCAACGACCCTGCGCGACCAGGAGCACATCGACGGCTTCGCGCTCGGGCCGGTGACCCTTGAGGACACCTATCTGGCGCTCACCACGCAGCCCAGAGACACGGGTAGCGAGCACATCCAGGAGGCGTCGCATGTCTGA
- a CDS encoding ABC transporter permease — protein sequence MSDETLTGTVRSRPTTLPAPSAAGALTTYVTLVRWTLSQIGAMLPLIIVVQALLAAGIIVGFGFLIPDMDAATALFLSTGAPTVLLLTLGLVMVPQGVARARTDGTFHYMRSMPVWRPLLLAADLTVWVIVALPSVAVAVLVALWRYDISLSLDWPVLLSGTVLVTLTAAAVGYAIAVTLPPLLAQLVTQVLVFFVLLFSPITFPLEQLPQWFQAVHDVLPARPGADLVRAGLASDAFAASGRDLLVLAIWCVGGLAISLRALVRRG from the coding sequence ATGTCTGACGAGACCCTGACCGGCACCGTGCGGAGCCGGCCCACGACCCTCCCGGCGCCGAGCGCGGCCGGTGCGCTCACGACATACGTCACCCTCGTGCGCTGGACCCTCTCCCAGATCGGGGCGATGCTCCCGCTCATTATCGTGGTGCAGGCGCTGCTCGCGGCTGGGATCATCGTCGGGTTCGGCTTCCTCATCCCCGACATGGACGCTGCCACGGCGCTGTTCCTGTCCACCGGTGCGCCGACCGTGCTGCTGCTGACACTGGGGCTCGTGATGGTGCCGCAGGGAGTGGCCCGTGCCAGGACGGACGGGACCTTCCACTACATGCGCTCGATGCCGGTGTGGCGGCCGTTGCTGCTGGCCGCCGACCTGACCGTGTGGGTCATCGTCGCGCTGCCGAGCGTCGCCGTCGCCGTGCTCGTCGCACTGTGGCGTTATGACATCAGCCTCTCCCTTGACTGGCCCGTGCTGCTCAGCGGGACCGTGCTGGTGACGCTGACCGCCGCAGCAGTGGGTTATGCGATCGCGGTGACGTTGCCGCCGCTGCTGGCCCAGTTGGTCACCCAGGTGCTGGTCTTCTTCGTGCTGCTGTTCTCCCCGATCACCTTTCCGCTCGAGCAACTGCCCCAGTGGTTCCAGGCGGTGCATGACGTGCTGCCTGCTCGGCCGGGCGCTGATCTGGTGCGGGCCGGGCTCGCGTCGGATGCCTTTGCCGCGAGTGGGCGGGACCTGCTGGTGCTGGCGATCTGGTGCGTGGGCGGCCTCGCGATCTCGCTGCGCGCCTTGGTGCGTCGCGGGTGA
- a CDS encoding tartrate dehydrogenase yields the protein MPASTHRIAVIAGDGIGTEVMPEGLKVLRRVADTFDVGLEFEEFDWSSADYYQRTGAMLPEDWKAQLVGFDAIYFGAVGWPDVVPDHVSLWGSLLQFRREFDQYVNLRPVRLMPGVRSPLADKKPGDIDMMIVRENTEGEYSSVGGHMFPGTEREVVIQETVMTRIGVDRVLRYAFELAQTRPRKKLTSATKSNGIAITMPFWDERVKAVHEDYPEIEVDSYHIDILTARFVLSPERFDVVVASNLFGDILSDLGPACTGTIGIAPSANINPTREHPSLFEPVHGSAPDIAGQGIANPIGQIWCGAMMLAHLGEAAAAEATERAIEGGLTQGSADGTATPDLGGTGTTQSFGDLIADLVSTPV from the coding sequence ATGCCCGCCAGCACCCACCGCATCGCCGTGATCGCCGGGGACGGGATCGGAACCGAGGTGATGCCCGAGGGCCTCAAGGTGCTCCGCCGGGTCGCCGACACCTTCGACGTGGGCCTGGAGTTCGAGGAGTTCGACTGGTCCTCTGCCGACTACTACCAGCGCACCGGGGCGATGCTCCCGGAGGACTGGAAGGCGCAGCTGGTCGGCTTCGACGCGATCTACTTCGGTGCTGTCGGCTGGCCGGACGTCGTGCCCGACCACGTGTCCCTGTGGGGCAGCCTGCTGCAGTTCCGCCGGGAGTTCGACCAGTACGTCAACCTGCGGCCGGTGCGTCTCATGCCGGGCGTGCGCTCACCGCTGGCCGACAAGAAGCCGGGCGACATCGACATGATGATCGTCCGGGAGAACACCGAGGGCGAGTACTCCAGCGTCGGTGGGCACATGTTCCCCGGGACCGAGCGCGAGGTCGTCATCCAGGAGACGGTGATGACCCGCATCGGGGTGGACCGGGTCCTGCGCTATGCCTTCGAGCTGGCCCAGACCCGCCCACGCAAGAAGCTCACCTCGGCGACCAAGAGCAATGGCATCGCGATCACCATGCCGTTCTGGGACGAGCGGGTGAAGGCGGTCCACGAGGACTACCCGGAGATCGAGGTCGACAGCTATCACATCGACATCCTGACCGCCCGGTTCGTGCTCAGCCCCGAGCGCTTCGACGTCGTGGTGGCCAGCAACCTCTTCGGCGACATCCTCTCCGACCTCGGACCGGCGTGCACCGGCACCATCGGGATCGCCCCGAGCGCCAACATCAACCCGACCCGCGAGCACCCCAGCCTCTTCGAGCCGGTCCACGGCTCCGCGCCGGACATCGCCGGGCAGGGCATCGCCAACCCGATCGGGCAGATCTGGTGCGGGGCGATGATGCTGGCTCACCTGGGCGAGGCGGCTGCCGCAGAGGCCACTGAGCGAGCCATCGAGGGGGGCCTGACCCAGGGCAGCGCCGACGGCACCGCGACCCCGGACCTGGGTGGCACCGGCACCACGCAGTCCTTTGGCGACCTGATCGCCGACCTGGTCTCCACACCGGTCTGA